One genomic segment of Mycolicibacterium gilvum includes these proteins:
- a CDS encoding VOC family protein — MRITYTSLLVDDQEKALRFYTEVLGFVVKHDVPMGDARWITVVSPEDAEGTELVLEPDTHPAVTPFKDALVADGIPFTAFGVDDVHAEYERLVGLGVVFTLQPTNMGPVTTAVFDDTCGNLIQIQSTTG, encoded by the coding sequence ATGAGAATCACCTACACCAGCCTGCTCGTCGACGATCAGGAGAAGGCCCTGCGGTTCTACACCGAGGTCCTCGGCTTCGTCGTCAAGCACGATGTACCGATGGGCGACGCACGATGGATCACCGTCGTCTCGCCCGAGGACGCCGAGGGCACCGAACTCGTCCTCGAGCCCGATACCCACCCCGCTGTGACACCGTTCAAGGACGCGCTCGTCGCCGACGGCATACCGTTCACGGCGTTCGGGGTCGACGATGTGCACGCCGAGTACGAACGGCTGGTGGGCCTCGGCGTCGTCTTCACCCTGCAGCCCACGAACATGGGTCCCGTCACCACCGCCGTCTTCGACGACACGTGCGGCAACCTCATCCAGATCCAGAGCACGACCGGCTGA
- a CDS encoding amino acid ABC transporter ATP-binding protein → MSELITEAAASEPAGTVKIRIEGLKKSFGDLVVLDGIDTTVSHGEVVCVIGPSGSGKSTFLRCLNKLEDITGGRVVVDEFDLTDPKIDLDKVRQHIGMVFQHFNLFPHMTVLENVTLAPLLTKKMDKAAAEKKALQLLDQVGLAEKAGVKPATLSGGQKQRVAIARALAMNPSIMLFDEATSALDPEMVGDVLEVLRTLARGGMTMVVVTHEMGFAREVASRVIFMADGHIVEEGPPAEIFDNPKHPRLQEFLSKVL, encoded by the coding sequence ATGAGTGAACTGATAACCGAAGCCGCGGCCTCCGAGCCGGCCGGCACGGTGAAGATCCGCATCGAGGGGCTGAAGAAGTCGTTCGGCGATCTGGTCGTGCTGGACGGCATAGACACCACCGTCAGTCACGGCGAGGTCGTGTGCGTCATCGGACCCTCGGGATCGGGCAAGTCGACGTTCCTGCGATGCCTGAACAAGCTGGAGGACATCACCGGCGGCAGGGTCGTCGTCGACGAGTTCGATCTCACCGACCCGAAGATCGACCTCGACAAGGTGCGCCAGCACATCGGCATGGTGTTTCAGCACTTCAACCTGTTTCCCCACATGACGGTGCTGGAGAACGTCACGCTGGCGCCGCTTCTGACCAAGAAGATGGACAAGGCCGCGGCGGAGAAGAAGGCGCTGCAACTGCTCGATCAGGTGGGGCTGGCGGAGAAGGCGGGGGTGAAGCCGGCGACGCTGTCAGGTGGGCAGAAGCAGCGGGTGGCGATCGCGCGGGCCCTCGCGATGAACCCGTCGATCATGCTGTTCGACGAGGCCACCAGCGCACTCGATCCCGAGATGGTCGGCGATGTGCTGGAGGTGCTGCGCACGCTGGCGCGGGGCGGGATGACCATGGTGGTCGTGACCCACGAGATGGGCTTCGCCCGGGAGGTCGCATCGCGCGTGATCTTCATGGCCGACGGCCACATCGTCGAGGAAGGCCCGCCCGCGGAGATCTTCGACAATCCGAAGCATCCTCGGCTGCAGGAGTTTCTGTCCAAGGTGCTCTGA
- a CDS encoding ABC transporter permease, protein MTAVAAPLTASQRLEAHAPQLVDVIAGHRGRRSIWGRIPRPVRRMAGPVAILAVWTIGSTSGLLNTDLFPPPSDVAVTAWHLLTNGGLALHVGTSATRVLIGTALGITVGVVLAVLAGLTRTGEDLLDWSMQILKAVPNFALTPLLIIWMGIGEGPKIVLITMGVAIAVYINTYSGIRGVDQQLVEMAQTLEARRGTLITQVILPGAMPNFLVGLRLGLSSAWLSLIFAEMINTTEGIGFLMSRAQTNLQFDVSLLVIVIYAVLGLASYALVRLLERLLLSWRNGFAGFEATA, encoded by the coding sequence GTGACCGCCGTCGCCGCTCCGCTGACCGCATCACAACGTCTCGAGGCTCACGCCCCGCAGCTCGTCGACGTCATCGCGGGCCATCGCGGCCGTCGCAGCATCTGGGGGCGCATTCCCCGCCCGGTGCGCCGGATGGCCGGTCCGGTGGCCATCCTGGCCGTATGGACCATCGGGTCGACCTCCGGTCTTCTCAACACGGATCTGTTCCCGCCCCCGTCGGACGTCGCCGTCACCGCATGGCATCTGCTGACCAACGGCGGGCTGGCCCTCCACGTCGGCACGTCGGCCACCCGGGTGCTGATCGGCACCGCACTGGGCATCACCGTCGGCGTGGTCCTCGCCGTGCTCGCAGGGCTCACCCGCACCGGTGAGGACCTGCTCGACTGGAGCATGCAAATCCTCAAAGCCGTACCGAATTTCGCGCTCACCCCACTGCTCATCATCTGGATGGGCATCGGCGAAGGCCCGAAGATCGTGCTCATCACCATGGGCGTCGCGATCGCGGTCTACATCAACACCTACTCCGGCATCCGCGGGGTCGACCAGCAACTCGTCGAGATGGCCCAGACCCTCGAAGCCAGACGCGGGACGCTCATCACCCAGGTGATCCTGCCCGGCGCGATGCCGAACTTCCTTGTGGGCCTTCGCCTCGGCCTGTCGAGCGCCTGGCTGAGCCTGATCTTCGCCGAGATGATCAACACCACCGAGGGCATCGGCTTCCTGATGTCGCGCGCCCAGACCAACCTGCAGTTCGACGTCTCCCTGCTGGTTATCGTGATCTACGCGGTGCTCGGGCTCGCCTCTTACGCACTGGTCCGGTTGCTCGAACGCCTGCTGCTGTCCTGGCGCAACGGTTTCGCCGGATTCGAGGCCACCGCATGA
- a CDS encoding 4Fe-4S dicluster domain-containing protein, which yields MIEIVSTSACIACDVCITVCPTDVFDRGDDGIPVIARQSDCQTCFMCEAYCPVDALYVSPVSAPAGPDSPHSDEATVIRHGLPGGYREMVGWGRGRTSGALRDRNPLLKAVPPLPESRLPAPAPLADSPWNHPSG from the coding sequence GTGATCGAGATCGTCAGCACCTCGGCCTGCATCGCATGCGACGTCTGCATCACGGTGTGCCCCACCGACGTGTTCGACCGCGGTGACGACGGTATCCCGGTGATCGCCCGGCAGTCGGACTGCCAGACCTGCTTCATGTGCGAGGCCTACTGCCCCGTCGACGCGTTGTACGTCTCCCCCGTGTCGGCACCGGCGGGACCGGACAGTCCGCACTCCGACGAGGCAACCGTCATCCGGCACGGACTGCCCGGTGGGTACCGCGAGATGGTGGGCTGGGGCCGCGGACGCACATCCGGCGCACTGCGGGATCGCAACCCGTTGCTCAAAGCGGTTCCGCCGCTGCCCGAATCACGGCTTCCGGCACCGGCGCCGCTGGCCGACTCACCCTGGAATCATCCGTCGGGCTGA
- a CDS encoding FAD-dependent oxidoreductase: protein MTAAGDAATHVTDVLVIGGGPAATWAAIAAAESGSRVTLVDKGYCGTSGATAAGGNNLWLIPPGPRRDESIREREAAAGGLTDAEWMARVLSASWDRIEQLADWGYPFPTGDDGRQLRVSLQGPEYMRRMRRKAHRSGVRILDHHPATALTTDSDGIVNGATGIARQDAGRPWRIGAGAVVLATGGTAFLSGSLGTNVDTGDGYLMAAEAGAALSGMEFSTAYALAPEWGTHTKGRMLAWASFYDEDGHPIATECGLAGRRDAQRALARGQRVFARLDRAPEHIRRVMRDAQPNYFLPLDKAGIDPFVTAYPLRMVYEGSVRGTGGLRLVGPDCATSVPGLYAAGDAATRELITGAISGGGSHNGSWAIASGSFAGRGAAEYSRRRTFAGFVEVDGVGLRPGPQHAPTVDDVVRVAQDHILPPMRSHLKSQVRLTESAGVLEQLWTDIAAGLAPVPARDAYKPRQAVALVAAARWITAASLARAETRGIHRREDLPGTDHRLSHRILVGGLDTVWTIPDPVLPELISSEAVA, encoded by the coding sequence ATGACCGCAGCCGGTGACGCCGCCACGCACGTGACCGACGTCCTGGTGATCGGCGGTGGCCCCGCGGCTACCTGGGCGGCGATCGCAGCCGCCGAGAGCGGCAGCCGGGTCACGTTGGTGGACAAGGGTTACTGCGGAACCAGCGGAGCGACCGCCGCCGGGGGCAACAACCTCTGGCTGATCCCGCCCGGTCCCCGTCGCGACGAGTCCATTCGGGAGCGCGAAGCTGCCGCCGGAGGGCTCACCGACGCAGAGTGGATGGCGCGTGTGCTGTCTGCGTCCTGGGATCGGATCGAGCAGCTCGCCGACTGGGGCTACCCGTTCCCCACCGGCGACGACGGCCGGCAGCTGCGTGTCAGCCTGCAGGGACCCGAGTACATGCGCCGGATGCGGCGCAAGGCACACCGCAGCGGGGTCCGCATTCTCGACCATCACCCGGCGACCGCGCTGACGACCGACTCGGATGGAATCGTCAACGGCGCGACCGGAATCGCGCGCCAGGACGCGGGACGGCCCTGGCGGATCGGCGCGGGCGCGGTGGTGCTGGCCACCGGCGGGACCGCCTTCCTGTCCGGATCATTGGGCACCAACGTCGACACCGGCGACGGATATCTGATGGCCGCGGAGGCGGGCGCCGCCCTGTCGGGCATGGAGTTCAGCACCGCCTACGCGTTGGCGCCGGAGTGGGGCACCCACACCAAGGGCCGCATGCTGGCGTGGGCCAGCTTCTATGACGAGGACGGCCACCCCATCGCCACCGAATGCGGCCTGGCCGGACGCAGGGATGCCCAGCGGGCCCTGGCACGCGGGCAGCGGGTGTTCGCCAGGCTCGACCGGGCTCCCGAGCACATCCGCCGGGTCATGCGCGATGCGCAGCCGAACTACTTCCTGCCGCTGGACAAAGCCGGCATCGACCCGTTCGTCACCGCCTACCCGCTGCGGATGGTCTACGAGGGCTCGGTGCGCGGTACCGGCGGATTGCGACTCGTCGGACCCGACTGCGCCACCAGCGTTCCCGGGCTCTACGCCGCCGGCGACGCAGCGACCCGCGAGTTGATCACCGGCGCGATCAGCGGCGGCGGAAGCCATAACGGATCGTGGGCGATCGCGTCCGGTTCGTTCGCCGGCCGCGGCGCCGCGGAGTACAGCCGCCGCCGCACATTCGCGGGCTTCGTCGAGGTCGACGGGGTCGGCCTGCGACCCGGACCGCAGCATGCCCCCACCGTCGACGACGTGGTGCGCGTCGCGCAGGACCACATCCTGCCCCCGATGCGCAGTCACCTGAAGTCGCAGGTACGACTGACCGAGTCCGCCGGGGTGTTGGAGCAGCTGTGGACGGACATCGCCGCCGGACTCGCCCCGGTCCCCGCCAGGGACGCCTACAAGCCGCGTCAGGCGGTGGCCCTGGTCGCCGCGGCCCGGTGGATCACCGCGGCGTCGCTGGCCCGCGCCGAGACCCGTGGCATCCACCGTCGCGAGGACCTGCCCGGAACCGACCATCGGCTGTCCCACCGGATTCTCGTCGGCGGGCTGGACACGGTGTGGACGATCCCCGATCCGGTTCTGCCCGAACTGATCTCGTCGGAGGCGGTCGCGTGA
- a CDS encoding SDR family oxidoreductase — protein MDVNGTSAIVTGGASGIGAATARLLASQGARVVIADLQAERGQELAHEIGGAYVSVDVTDTAQIEDAVNTAIDLGPFRALVNSAGIGWAQRTIGKDGEFASAHNLDAYKKVLAINLVGTFDCIRLAATAMSRLDLTESGERGAIVNMTSVAAFDGQIGQAAYSSSKGGVVGLTLPVARDLAAVGIRVNTVAPGLIDTPIYGEGPDSEAFKAKLGESVLYPRRLGKPEELASMVVELLTNSYMNAEVVRVDGGIRMPPK, from the coding sequence GTGGACGTCAACGGAACTAGCGCAATTGTCACCGGCGGTGCTTCTGGCATCGGAGCTGCGACCGCCCGGCTGCTGGCATCTCAGGGTGCTCGCGTCGTCATCGCCGATCTGCAGGCAGAGCGCGGGCAGGAGCTCGCCCACGAGATCGGCGGCGCCTACGTCAGTGTCGATGTCACCGACACCGCCCAGATCGAAGACGCGGTCAACACCGCCATCGATCTCGGACCTTTTCGCGCGCTGGTCAATTCAGCGGGAATCGGCTGGGCGCAGCGCACGATCGGCAAGGACGGCGAGTTCGCCTCGGCCCACAACCTCGACGCCTACAAGAAGGTGCTCGCGATCAACCTCGTCGGCACCTTCGACTGCATCCGCCTCGCAGCGACGGCGATGAGCAGGCTGGACCTCACCGAATCTGGTGAGCGCGGCGCGATCGTGAACATGACCAGCGTCGCCGCGTTCGACGGCCAGATCGGCCAGGCCGCCTACTCCTCGTCCAAGGGCGGTGTCGTCGGCCTGACCCTGCCGGTCGCGCGCGACCTCGCGGCTGTCGGGATCCGGGTGAACACCGTCGCCCCGGGCCTGATCGACACCCCGATCTACGGCGAAGGACCGGACTCGGAGGCGTTCAAGGCCAAGCTCGGCGAGTCCGTGCTCTACCCGCGCCGCCTCGGTAAGCCGGAAGAGCTCGCGTCGATGGTGGTCGAGCTGCTCACCAACTCCTACATGAACGCCGAAGTCGTCCGCGTCGACGGCGGAATCCGGATGCCACCGAAGTAG
- a CDS encoding ArsR/SmtB family transcription factor yields MGDVFKALADPTRRTILDELLDRNGQTLFEICARLTTKHGISSSRQATSQHLGILEDAGLVETRREGRYKFHYVNTAPLRAIVDRWLTPRSQEEEPS; encoded by the coding sequence GTGGGTGACGTCTTCAAAGCCCTGGCCGATCCCACGCGGCGCACCATCCTCGACGAGCTTCTCGACAGGAACGGTCAGACGCTGTTCGAGATCTGCGCACGCCTGACCACCAAGCACGGCATCAGCTCATCGCGTCAGGCGACGTCACAGCATCTCGGCATCCTCGAGGACGCCGGGCTCGTCGAGACGCGCCGCGAAGGTCGATACAAATTCCACTACGTCAACACCGCGCCGCTGCGCGCGATCGTCGATCGGTGGTTGACGCCCCGATCCCAGGAGGAGGAACCGTCATGA
- a CDS encoding ABC transporter ATP-binding protein, which yields MSSPVVTVRGLHRAFGAQQVLDDLDLDIAGGEFVAMLGRSGSGKSTLLRILAGLDNRADGSVLVPRSRAVVFQNPRLLPWRRALANVTFALPEAGPDAPSRTARGQAALDEVGLSGKARAWPLSLSGGEAQRVSLARALVREPDLLLLDEPFGALDALTRLKMYRLLHDLWARRRMAVLHVTHDVDEAILLADRVVVLSDGAVSLDRRVDLPFPRSRGDDGFDELRRELLAELGVKEEVGHDRSR from the coding sequence ATGAGTTCTCCGGTGGTCACCGTGCGCGGGCTGCACCGCGCGTTCGGCGCCCAGCAGGTGTTGGATGATCTCGACCTGGACATCGCCGGCGGAGAGTTCGTCGCGATGCTCGGCCGCTCCGGATCGGGCAAGAGCACGCTGCTGCGCATCCTCGCCGGCCTCGATAACCGGGCCGACGGTTCGGTGCTCGTGCCACGCTCGCGGGCGGTCGTGTTCCAGAACCCGCGGCTGCTGCCCTGGCGCCGTGCGCTGGCCAATGTGACGTTCGCCCTGCCCGAGGCAGGCCCGGACGCCCCCAGCAGGACCGCCCGCGGACAGGCCGCTCTCGACGAGGTCGGCCTGTCGGGCAAGGCCCGCGCCTGGCCGTTGTCACTGTCCGGCGGTGAGGCGCAACGTGTCTCGCTGGCCCGGGCGCTGGTGCGGGAACCGGACCTGCTGTTGCTCGACGAACCTTTCGGCGCGCTGGACGCGCTGACCCGCCTCAAGATGTATCGGCTGCTCCACGATCTGTGGGCGCGCAGGCGCATGGCGGTTCTGCACGTCACCCACGACGTCGACGAGGCGATCCTGCTCGCCGACCGGGTGGTCGTCCTGTCCGACGGCGCGGTGTCCCTGGATCGCCGGGTGGACCTGCCGTTCCCGCGCAGCCGCGGCGACGACGGCTTCGACGAGCTGCGCCGTGAGCTGCTCGCTGAACTGGGAGTCAAGGAGGAGGTCGGGCATGACCGCAGCCGGTGA
- a CDS encoding metal ABC transporter ATP-binding protein produces MTTAAPALQVESLTVRYGPVLALDDASFTLHPGRVCGLVGMNGSGKSTLFKAIMGLVRSDTGDVRIHDSSPARARRAGVVGYMPQSEAIDWTFPLSVRDVVMTGRYGHMGPARRARHVDRRAVDDALARVELSDFRHRQIGRLSGGQRKRAFLARCLAQGAELLLLDEPFAGVDKRSEATICRLLRDLADSGATVLIATHDLNALPELADEAILLMRTVLLHDHPDTVLDPRNLARAFGLDLPRSRGGQ; encoded by the coding sequence GTGACGACAGCCGCACCGGCGCTTCAGGTCGAGTCCCTCACCGTGCGGTACGGGCCCGTGCTCGCACTTGACGACGCGTCGTTCACGCTGCACCCGGGGCGGGTGTGCGGGCTGGTCGGAATGAACGGCTCCGGGAAATCCACGCTGTTCAAAGCCATCATGGGGTTGGTGCGCTCGGACACCGGCGATGTCCGCATCCACGACTCCTCCCCCGCACGTGCCCGCAGAGCGGGCGTCGTCGGGTACATGCCCCAGAGCGAGGCCATCGACTGGACCTTTCCGCTGTCGGTCCGCGACGTCGTGATGACGGGCCGCTACGGGCACATGGGCCCTGCCCGGCGGGCGCGCCACGTCGACCGGCGCGCTGTCGACGACGCGTTGGCCCGCGTCGAGCTCTCCGACTTCCGCCACCGCCAGATCGGCCGACTCTCCGGTGGTCAACGCAAGCGGGCCTTCCTGGCACGCTGTCTCGCCCAGGGCGCGGAACTCCTGCTGCTCGACGAACCCTTCGCCGGCGTCGACAAACGCAGCGAAGCCACCATCTGCCGGCTGCTGCGTGACCTCGCCGACAGCGGCGCAACGGTTCTCATCGCCACCCATGATCTGAACGCGCTGCCCGAGCTCGCCGACGAGGCGATCCTGTTGATGCGGACCGTTCTCCTGCACGACCACCCCGACACCGTCCTGGATCCCCGCAATCTCGCGCGGGCCTTCGGTCTCGACCTTCCCCGCAGCCGAGGGGGACAATGA
- a CDS encoding metal ABC transporter permease — translation MTVVEFLVEPLQLEFMVRATVTTLIASTVCATLSCWLVLIGWSLMGDAVSHAVLPGVVLAHIVGAPFALGAIIFGFVAVGLIGVVRDTSRTKEDAAIGVVFTTLFALGLVLISVTPSQVDLNHIIFGNVLGVSRADLIQVAVLGTVVMAVLVYKRRDFTLYAFDPHHAHAIGLNPRLLGATLLGLLALTAVVALQAVGVVLVVALLITPGATAYLITERFSRMLLIAPTIAGVCALTGLYASYYLDTASGPMVVLANGTAFALAYLARLGREQRTRHRRPGVRAPWTETPAAEDASDCRRSPRAGLPRRCGRRP, via the coding sequence ATGACCGTCGTCGAGTTCCTCGTCGAACCGCTGCAGCTGGAGTTCATGGTCCGCGCCACCGTCACGACGCTCATCGCGTCGACTGTGTGCGCCACGCTGTCGTGCTGGCTCGTTCTCATCGGCTGGTCGTTGATGGGAGACGCGGTATCACACGCCGTCCTTCCCGGCGTCGTGCTGGCCCACATCGTCGGTGCACCGTTTGCGTTGGGCGCCATCATTTTCGGCTTCGTCGCGGTCGGACTCATCGGCGTCGTCCGAGACACCAGCCGCACCAAGGAAGACGCCGCCATCGGGGTCGTCTTCACGACCCTGTTCGCGCTCGGACTGGTGCTGATCTCGGTGACGCCCAGTCAGGTCGATCTCAACCACATCATCTTCGGCAACGTGCTCGGTGTCTCCCGGGCCGACCTCATCCAGGTGGCCGTCCTCGGCACCGTCGTGATGGCGGTCCTGGTCTACAAACGTCGCGACTTCACCCTCTACGCCTTCGATCCCCACCACGCCCACGCGATCGGACTCAATCCCCGCCTGCTGGGCGCCACCCTGCTCGGATTGCTCGCGCTGACCGCGGTCGTGGCGCTGCAGGCCGTGGGAGTCGTTCTCGTGGTCGCCCTGCTCATCACTCCCGGTGCGACCGCCTACCTGATCACAGAGCGGTTCAGCCGCATGCTGCTCATCGCACCGACGATCGCCGGGGTCTGCGCACTGACCGGCCTGTACGCGAGCTACTACCTCGACACCGCGTCCGGGCCGATGGTCGTGCTGGCCAACGGCACAGCATTCGCGCTCGCCTACCTCGCTCGTCTCGGCCGGGAACAGCGCACCCGGCACCGCCGCCCGGGCGTCAGAGCACCTTGGACAGAAACTCCTGCAGCCGAGGATGCTTCGGATTGTCGAAGATCTCCGCGGGCGGGCCTTCCTCGACGATGTGGCCGTCGGCCATGA
- a CDS encoding amino acid ABC transporter substrate-binding protein/permease, with amino-acid sequence MGAAEGSSGCRPGPPGNRRRRLQILIAGLLIGLFGAVLALPGTAGAEGETYTVATDTTFAPFEFQDASGEFVGIDMDLIRAIAEDQGFTVDIKPLGFDAALQAVQANQVDGVIAGMSITEERKKVFDFSEPYFESGIQMAVLEDNEDITSYEDLRGQRVSVKNGTQGSDFANSIKDQYGFEVVSFADSSTMFDEVKTGNSVAVFEDYPVLLYGIAQGNGFKTVTPKEDPTGYGFAVNKGQNAELLQKFNDGLENLKAQGRYDEILQTYLGEEAAESDDSLFGLIKSTSPMLLAGLKMTIILTVVSIFFALILGVIFGLARVSRSIWLRAIGTTFVDIFRGTPLLVQAFFIYFGIPATMGFQMSAVTAGIITLSLNAGAYMTEIVRGGILSVDKGQMEAARSLGIGYLPTMRKVILPQAIRTMIPSYINQFVITLKDTSILSVLGIAELTQSGRIIIAGNYKAFEMWLIVGVIYFIVIMALTKLSDRLERRLVK; translated from the coding sequence ATGGGAGCTGCTGAAGGGTCGTCGGGCTGCAGGCCTGGACCGCCGGGCAACAGGAGGCGCAGGCTGCAGATCCTGATCGCAGGTCTTCTGATCGGCCTGTTCGGAGCTGTTCTGGCTCTCCCGGGAACAGCCGGGGCCGAAGGCGAAACCTACACGGTCGCCACCGATACGACCTTCGCGCCGTTCGAATTCCAAGATGCCAGTGGCGAGTTCGTCGGGATCGACATGGATCTGATCCGGGCCATCGCCGAGGATCAGGGATTCACCGTCGACATCAAACCGCTCGGCTTCGACGCCGCACTGCAGGCCGTGCAGGCCAACCAGGTCGACGGCGTCATCGCGGGCATGTCGATCACCGAGGAACGCAAGAAGGTCTTCGACTTCTCCGAGCCCTACTTCGAGTCCGGCATCCAGATGGCGGTGCTCGAGGACAACGAGGACATCACGTCCTACGAAGACCTGCGGGGCCAGCGGGTCTCGGTCAAGAACGGTACGCAGGGATCGGATTTCGCGAACTCGATCAAGGATCAGTACGGCTTCGAGGTGGTCTCGTTCGCCGACTCGTCGACGATGTTCGACGAGGTGAAGACCGGCAACTCGGTGGCCGTCTTCGAGGACTATCCGGTCCTGCTGTACGGCATCGCGCAGGGCAACGGGTTCAAAACCGTCACACCGAAGGAAGATCCGACCGGATACGGATTCGCGGTCAACAAGGGACAGAACGCCGAATTGCTGCAGAAGTTCAACGACGGCCTGGAGAACCTCAAAGCGCAGGGCCGCTACGACGAGATACTGCAGACCTACCTCGGTGAGGAAGCCGCGGAAAGCGACGACTCGCTGTTCGGGCTGATCAAGAGCACCAGCCCGATGCTGCTGGCGGGCCTGAAGATGACGATCATCCTGACCGTCGTCTCGATCTTCTTCGCGTTGATCCTGGGTGTCATCTTCGGACTGGCCAGAGTGTCCCGGTCCATCTGGCTGCGGGCCATCGGCACCACATTCGTCGACATCTTCCGGGGCACACCACTTCTGGTGCAGGCGTTCTTCATCTACTTCGGCATCCCGGCCACCATGGGGTTCCAGATGTCAGCGGTGACGGCAGGCATCATCACGCTGTCACTCAACGCGGGTGCCTACATGACCGAAATCGTCAGAGGCGGCATCCTCTCGGTGGACAAGGGTCAGATGGAGGCGGCGCGCAGCCTGGGAATCGGATACCTGCCCACCATGCGGAAAGTCATACTGCCGCAGGCGATACGCACCATGATTCCGTCCTACATCAACCAGTTCGTCATCACCCTCAAGGACACGTCCATCCTGTCGGTGCTCGGCATCGCCGAGCTGACCCAGAGCGGGCGCATCATCATCGCGGGCAACTACAAGGCGTTCGAGATGTGGCTGATCGTCGGCGTCATCTACTTCATCGTGATCATGGCGCTGACCAAACTGTCCGACCGGCTGGAGAGGCGGCTCGTCAAATGA
- a CDS encoding ABC transporter substrate-binding protein, which yields MFRHVARTVLTLAVLSTAVACGSGDDGSGGITLRIGATSPTGTPAGSLGWGDKEGILAEQLKDAGVDKIEYSFFQSGSDVASALFAGAVDVAAVGDNPALRARSKDPKVVLLALDSINSDVWLVGAKGGPTDIEGLVGKAVTAPHGTVRDRSARQLIDAAGLNGRIEVRDVPTPESIAGLSSGEIAATAVSGASAIELQHKGFPLIDSLSRHGLGYTGTNIALTTFTDRHPGFADAWRRAVTAVNRDIQDNFDAYATWVAQTDGTEVEFVTESTRPDEFNTEPFPARGVDQLQAAYEFLQADGSLQSPFDVREWAGATQ from the coding sequence ATGTTCCGCCACGTCGCACGCACCGTCCTGACGCTTGCCGTCCTCAGCACGGCCGTCGCCTGTGGCAGCGGCGACGACGGGTCCGGCGGCATCACACTGCGTATCGGCGCCACCTCCCCCACCGGTACGCCGGCCGGCTCGCTGGGCTGGGGTGACAAGGAGGGCATCCTCGCCGAGCAGTTGAAGGACGCCGGCGTCGACAAGATCGAATACTCGTTCTTCCAGTCCGGCAGCGATGTCGCGTCGGCTCTGTTCGCCGGTGCCGTCGACGTCGCCGCGGTCGGTGACAACCCGGCGCTGCGCGCCCGCAGTAAAGACCCCAAAGTGGTTCTGCTGGCTCTCGACTCGATCAACAGCGACGTGTGGCTCGTCGGGGCCAAGGGCGGCCCGACCGACATTGAGGGATTGGTCGGCAAGGCCGTGACCGCACCGCACGGCACCGTCCGGGACCGGTCGGCCAGACAGCTGATCGACGCCGCCGGGCTCAACGGCCGGATCGAGGTGCGCGACGTACCCACCCCGGAATCCATCGCGGGCCTGAGCTCAGGAGAGATCGCCGCCACCGCCGTCAGCGGTGCCAGCGCAATCGAGTTGCAGCACAAAGGCTTTCCCCTCATAGACAGCCTGTCCCGGCACGGCCTGGGCTACACCGGCACCAATATCGCGCTGACGACCTTCACCGATCGGCACCCGGGATTCGCCGACGCCTGGCGCAGGGCGGTCACCGCGGTGAACCGCGACATTCAGGACAACTTCGACGCGTATGCGACCTGGGTCGCCCAGACCGACGGCACGGAGGTCGAGTTCGTCACGGAGTCCACCCGGCCCGACGAGTTCAACACCGAACCGTTCCCAGCCCGGGGAGTGGATCAGCTCCAGGCCGCGTACGAGTTCCTGCAGGCCGACGGCTCGCTGCAGAGCCCGTTCGACGTGCGCGAGTGGGCCGGAGCGACGCAGTGA